From the genome of Scyliorhinus canicula chromosome 20, sScyCan1.1, whole genome shotgun sequence:
GCAGCAGTTCCAGTGTCCTGGAGCTGCATGTCCAAAATtggatggaaatggctactcatctccacagtggcttcatgtttttaaaaagtactaaAGGATTTCTCGTTGGGAAGCcagttaattcccgggaggccgttaCATTCGACTTTGATgtcactaatgagatggaaattaatgtaaatgagggttaatgataccCTTGCCATATTTGGCCGTGATCCGGAACCTGCCATCGAGAGAGGGCCGGTTAGAGAGCAAAATGATTCGCGCCTGgcgtgaatctcgattttggctaTTCCCATATTTAACCTGTGCGCCCAACACGCACTGGGCACGAGGTGGTTAAATCACGTCCTTTGAATATTATGGCTAGAGTTTGACGTTCCCCTCCCAACGGGTTCTGAAGCGGGAAAGGAACCTCAAATAGCACGGACAGATTCTGTCTGGAATCCTGCCTGCCCCCGACTCGAATTTATGGTGGACCGGACAAAGCCTCAGATGGAAAGCCCACCCATGCCCCAGTTAAAGGCATTTCCCACatagcctcaatttttaggctggcatGTGCCCGATAACTGAGGGCGAGAAACAGAAAAAGTCTCATCCTCCATCTCCATCGGAAGACCCCTTCAAACTGGGGGCATCGTCCCCTCATGGATCGGAGACCTCCAACACTCCCTCACCATACCTCTCCCCACCTACCTCCAGACTGCAAGATTTCCCCCCCACATGATCCCCCCAGTATACCCCCTCCCTTCCCGCAGACCACTGGTACTTACCAGCACTGCAGTTCACAGACCTTGGTCTCAGGCTGCAATACCTCTtccggccactgcagcgctgtgcctggatGGGCTGGAGAGCTGTCGGTCAAGTGAGGATGGAAGACCTGCCTGCTGCCAATCAAAGCTCATTTGGATGTAAAATGGAGTTGGTAGGGGTTTGTTCACTGCCTTCTCTCCGGATGACGGGCATTGAGCTCTCGCCATCCTGAACATTATCAAATTTGGGAAATAACACATAATATGCCACCATGTGGGCCTTAATTAGGTTTCAATTTCCTACGATACTGGAAattagggcggtattctcccccccacaccgggtgggagaatcgccggggcgccgcgcgaatcacgccacacgGCCCCGACCCCcctgcacgtgattctcccactcccccgaaaccagcaccgcgggaatcgcgccgggccactcggagaatcgccgcaaacggcgagcagcgattctccggcccagagggGCTGAGCAGCCggcgaaaaaaatgacagtcccgccggtgCTGTCCACACCTATTCATCGCGAAGGCttgaggggtggcctgtggggggtggggggctccttcactgggggggggggggtgcatccgaaggggtctggcccacgatcggggcccaccgatcaacgggccggcctctccccacccctcccccgggccTATTTCCCGCCGCGGCCAGCCCCTGatcaccgaccccatgttgagtcggggccggcgcacgtaagaagttccccgcgtaTGTGCAAGATGGCGTGCGCAgaattgagctggcccaactgcgcatgcacgggttggcgcggcacccatttggtgccgcgtaaggaggctggagcagcaagagccactccagcgccgtgcttgtcccctgtgggggccagaataggtcgtgcccgggctcTGTTCACCttgtcgtgaaatgcgacggcgttcacgatggcgggaACACTtagcctcaatatcggagaatcgcccctgaATTTTAAACTGAATTTATCCGTTTTAGATGAATAACCAACAAAAGAAGATATTTAGAAGTATTTTGAGATTCAGGTGGCACTGTTACTACCTCTCGAGAACCTTTGTCCTAATGATTTTCTACAACAATACTAGGaaagtaaactgtgaagaggagacTACAAAAAGATACAGACAGATTAAGTGAATGAGCAATGATCTGGCAAATAGAATATTAAGTGGGAAAaataaattgtccattttggtagaaagaataaaaaatgctgattatctaaatggtgagattttgcagagttctgaggtgcagagggatctgggtgtctgaaTGCATGAACCACAAAAGGCTGgtatacaggtgcagcaagtaattagcaaaGCTAATACAATGTTAtattttattgtgaggggaatcgattacaaaagtagggaggttatgcttcaattgtacagggcattagtgagaccacatctggaataatgTGTACTCCTTATTTAAataaagatgtaaatgtgttggaaacagttcagagaaggttttcaAGGTTAATAtcttgaagtgaaatgaaaacatcgcttattgtcacgagtaggctgcaatgaagttactgtgaaaagcccctcgtctccacattccggcgcctgtccggggaggctggtacgggaatcgaaccgtgctgctggcctgccttagtctgctttcaaagccagcgatttagcccagtgtgctaaaccaggagaggatgtttctaaaactaggggggtcATTGTTTAATATTAAGGGGTTACCCATTTTAAAAGGAGATTCGGCAAAATGTTTTCACTCTTGAGagttgtgagactttggaactctcttgctAAAAAGGTTTTGGAAGCAGGGactttgaatatgtttaaggctgaggtgGATAGATTCATGGTAAGCAGGGGGTGGTAGGATATAGTGAGTAAGCAGAGTACAGCTTTGatgttacagtcagatcagctatgatcttattgagtggcggTGTGTGCTCGAGGGCCTGAATGGCCGGCCCTTGCTCCTTGTTCATATATTCCTTTCTATAGTGCCTTGAACATGGTTTAAGGCCCCAATGGTGCTTCACAGCTAATCAAATAAAATTGAGACTGAACCACATATTAGGACAGAGGtccaaaagcttagtcaaagagggAGATTTTCAGAAGAGGGGCGGTGGACGGgtttagggagggtattccagagttTCGGGGTTTAGGCATGGTTGTCAATGGTTGAGTAATCAAAACCAGGAAGAGACCAGAGATTTTGGAGGGTGAGGAGATTGCAAGAGTAAATATCTCAGGTTCATCTTGTGTTTCTCTGTTGAGTGTTTTGTTGAACTGAATATGCTTGAAGATTGAAGTTCAATGGTTTACATTGCATTGACAACCTATAATCTAGAAACGTTACTTTGAGCTATATTAACATGGACAGATGCAGTGGAGATGGCCAGTTATCATCTACCATGAAACCACCAATCATATTATCATAGAAAATGTAAATTATTTTCACCTATTTGGAAATCAAACCTTTTTCATGAGCTACCTCTTAATTGGAGCATTGAGTGAATCTAGTTTGGCCAGAATTCACAAGATATTTTAACTGTGATAATATCAAGGTAAATGTTTAGCAAATCAGTCTGTTTTTTTAGAACATGAGAATTTTTAGGAAAAGAGAAACAATCCATTAGTTTCATAATTCAATCCctgacctcctcctcctcctccacatctcTTAATCCGTTCTCCCTTCAAGGATAATCCAATTGCCTTTCCGTTCACTTTTAACTCTTTGCATCAGTTGTCTTCCTTTGTAACAAACctttatatggggggggggggtgacaaatTCCCCCTGACTTCCCATCTTTGACCTCAATTCCACATTTTACCTTGTGACGTCTCAGATCTCAGTTCTTTACCAGAGTAAGTGATATGCATTCAGACTTACTGTCAATTTTATTCGCCTGTAGGTACATATTTTCTAGGTTTTCATTAACTAGAGGGATGCTCTTCAATTCATTGAATGCAAGATCCAACTCAATCAGCGAGGTGATGTTGAAGACTTTCTCGGGGATACCCTCATTGGTTAGTTCATTGTGTGCCATGCGTAGGTACTGGAGAATACTCATCTTGTTAAAGTAGTCCTTTGGAATGCTCTTGATCTGATTGTTATTAATATAAAGCATCTCTACGGCTGGTGGAGGGTCATCAGGAAGTTTTGTTAATTTGTTGCCACTCAAGTCAAGGTACGCCAGAGACTTCAAACCACTCAAAGACCCACCGACGTCATTCAGATTGTTGTCGTGGAGAAGAAGGGTGGTCAGGTTTTCCAGTCCTTTTAAGCTGTTGCCAATCTTCGAGATCCTGTTTAAGGACAGCTTCAGTTCCACCAATGACTTTGGAAGGGAGCGAACAACATCCGTCAGATTGTTGGCGTTTATGTACAACCGCTCCAGGCTTTTTAACTTCGAGAATATATTTTTGCCCACATTGTCGCTCGTAATTTGATTGTTGTCAAGGACCAGCCAGAGGAGGTTAGTGGCATTTTCAAATGCACCACTTTGAATGCCAGTGAGCTGGTTGTTCTGGAGGTAAAGGTATTTTATCTGTGCGGGTACCGTGGGGATTGTTTTAAGTTTGCGGTGGTTGCAGTACATGGCAGTGGGGAAGTTCAGCGGACAGTCACACTCAACGGAACATACTGGATAAGGCAATACCTGGTAACCTACTGGATCATAATATTCATCATTGTAGTCGTACTGACAAAGTATGCTGCTGACCAGCAAAGCAAATATAGGAAGGTGAATGAGCTTCATCTCAGGAATTGTAAAGCTGTGtgtaaaaacaaaagagaaagcaGACATGGCATCATTAATCACATCGAGAAGGAATAGCAATGTCTTTTACTTGTGAAACTGACATTAATATTCAACAAAATAGTtcagaatttcaattcaatatcaTAAACAGCATCAAGGTTAACCTGCGCAATGACAGGGGAACTTTTATTTTAAACCATTGCCCAGAGGTTAAATACTATTCCTGATGTCTAGCTCTGGAAACCCTTAAATGACTGAAAAAAGTGCTTGCGCCTCTGCGTAATGGAACCAAAAATGGATTGTTTGGGCTGCAAGTATAGCCTTTCCTGCAGGAAACCTCTATCATTGAGGCACGGAGTCTCTGGCTCGGATGCCCTTcattaagctggcaatctccacGTGCAGTTGGGTACTGCTCTGCCAGTGGTGCAGTGCCAGCCAGGCTGCAAAATTGCCCATTTTGGGGGCTTAGTATTAATTGACTGATCACCTCCAGTAAGTGGGCAAGCAGTCTGCTTCCTAGTTCACCTCTGGGAAATTTGCCCGCTGGCAGGACTGCGTCTGAGAGCCAACCAGCTCCCCCATTATTTACTGGCTCCTTATTCCACTTCCAAGCCAATCACCATAGCACCAGGAACATTCAGCCTTTAGTATGGCAACTCAGACAATAGGGTAGGATTCTATGGCTTAATGAAGAATAACCCATTGTATGTCAAGTAGCCACAGAACTAATGAAAAGGAAGGGAACTATGCTATTGGCTAACTTATTATTCTGTTACTTGTagcctcattcatgcctttgttacctctgtaCTTGATTATTCCAACCCACTCCTTGCTGACCTACCAAATTCTATGCCCTGTAAATTTGAGGTCACCCAAAACTCTGTTGCCCTTGCCCAAACTCAAGCTTGTTCACCCACAACTCCTGTACTCACTGGCCTACATTAGCTCCCAGTTAACAAATGCTTCAGGTTTTCTGAAtgtctcgattttaaaattctcacactttctttcaaatccctccataccctcaTCACAAAAGGCTGTACAACCAGAaaaacatcttgggcgggattctccatctgcgggatcctctgcttcaccgGCAGTGCACTCAGGCCCGTGGATTTACCGACAGCgcggggggtggccacaatgggaaaccccattgaccggctgccagGATAGAGGATCTCGCTGCCTGCAGTTGAataccaggatgagaatttttgaGTGGAGCATTTGCTTAATTGGAGCCAATGTAGGtgagcaagcacaggggtgatgggtgaatggaatATGATGCGAGTTAAGACATTGGCAGCAGAGATTTCAATATCCTCAAGTTTACGGAGGGCAAAATGTGGGAGGCTGGCTAGGAGAATATAAAGATATATTCAAAAAGCAACAGTTTAATTGGTTTAATTTACAAGTAGCAAACCTGTTGTTTCATGTGTAGATATTCTTTTATGTGCATGACTCATAATTATATCATGCCATCCAGAATTTCTCCCAGTCGCTGCTCTCCAATTTAGGCTGAATATTAGCCCTGTTAGGAGTTCTTAGTCTCTGGTTGTATTGTCTGGTTTGAGGTCGGGATCACCTTGTGACGTTGTGAACATAGCAATCTGGTTTCTAGCACTTTGTCATCAATCACATTGGCTAACAATAACAACTAATAAATGTAGGGATCCCAGTAACAATTTTTATGAAATTCCCTGAGAGGGGAACAAATGAGAGTTCCAAGGGGGGGAACGACTGGGTTGACtactgagggctggtttagctcagttggctggacaacctgtttgtgatgcagagcaaggccagcagcgtggtttcAATTCCCATTATTGGCTGAGGCTATGCATGAAATCCCtggcttctcaaccttgtccttaaaggagaaagcagcctgtggGACAATGGGAATTTACTCACAACTTTATCACAAATAAAGTTGCCGAGGGTCTCCATTTAATGGGGAGGCTATGTTTAATGAGTTACTCTTGTTCTGTGCTTTGCAATCAAAGGATTTCTTGAATACCTGAATATGCTGACAGTTCTGCAGACCTGCCTTCTAAAACATCAGCAttggagaacttgaatattgctgaaaagaaagaTCTGTTGCTGAAGCTTTCAATTTTGCACTCATTAGGACACATGCAAGAATGCAAAATTTCAAATTTCCTGTGAGCAGAGTATGAGTAGAGTAGATGTGTCACAATGATGATATACCCAAAGGTGAAAAGTTTTGGCAACATGTATTTCTTTGAGCAATATTACATAATTTCCCATTAAGCCTGCTGCAGATGAGTAAAGTAACAATTTTAGATATAAAGGCACATCAATATTATTTCAGCAAACCTACACAGAACAAATATTGTATTCAGAAGGAGATTGATCTGATGGTTGATAACttttgtttcagtgtcttccattTCTTTGTCCCACAATATAGCTCTTTTgtgtttcccatcatgccatcctGCCCCTGGCGGACACCTATGATGACAACATTCATTTACAGTTGTTGACCGTCTTTGAAAACTGACTGAAAGGCAAGGAAAGAAGAAATCTCCCCTGGTTTTTCTTGTGAATATGGCAGACCACTGGCGTAGGGGGCACCAGAAGGGGTGAAAGACAAAGCCAAACCCAGGATTGGCAAGTTTCTGCCCAGAAGGAAAGGGCGGGATAATTTCTTACTGAGAGTTGGGTGGGGGAAGCGGGTAGTAGTTGCGCCTGCCTCCTTGCAGCTTGGTTCAGTAAAAGAGAGGATATACATAATTCAGAGGCAGCCACACTTGTCTCCATTagatggcagtgggggagattggCCAGAAGAATGTGGCAGCACCCACCAGAATTGGCACTAGTCTTGCCGACTGTGCCCACAATGCTGCATGCCTAGAGGGCACAGGAATACCGTATTTTTTCCTTTCAGGGAACTGGGACCCAAAAGGGAAATCACACGCCTGGAACACTCAAAGGACGTTCAACCTCTAACCTTTCTAAAGAGGGACTGATCATCATTCCACCAGACCTTCCCTTCCCCACCTAAGGAAGGTCAAGACTGGGAGGGGTAGAAGATGCGGCGGAGGGATAGGGgaaaaggcaggtaaatggatttgttcagccatgatttcattagaTGATGGAGCAAGATcatggagctgaatggcctcctccagctcccataATCCTCTGTGCCTAAGGTGCGCCACCATGCAAATTCCCTGAGCTTGAGAGCTCCACGGGTGAGGTACCTGGGACTCCAGCAGGCAGCAAAACCCATTCCTCCATGTTGATGGTGGCAAAATGGGAATATTTCAGAGCTCATGATGCCTTCACACCCAGAGTCAATAGGACGtgaaactgtcaatcacaaaTAGGTGTTGAAGCAAATTCCATCAATTATTTAAAGAGAACGATCtccttcacaaaaaaaaacaaagaaaggtgAACATTGAATGGTGTGGGGAGCAAACAAGAGCAGGAACAGATTAGGAAGCCCATGAGCAGAAGAACTCCAATGCTGACAGGGTGGAATGGCCCTGTTGCCTTGCTCCATTGCTCTGCACACAAATCCGGATCCAGCCATGGAGGAAACAGGGTCAGAAAGGCCATACAACTATCTGACAATGCTCGATATTTTGGAAATGGCTCTGAAACAGTCTGGTGTAAAGGAAAGCGATGATAAGTGTTCGGTATTCCAACCACAGTTTCtacagcaaccccccaccccaccccgattCCCCTAATCCGCAAATACCAGAGTGGACACTTAAAAAATATGTCTGCATTAAAATTCTCCGCTTCAGTCAGTCGTGCTTTAGATACTTGGTGTGGGGTCATTCTCCCGAAGCCAGTGATGATAGATTCTACATGAGAACATCAATTTACAGCGACTTAAAGCACAACATAGTAATTAGTGGTGATGTTTTCAGTTACTCATTAGCAACAAGCAATGGTTGTAATTAGTAGAACAGCATCTGAAAAAGGCGAGCTCAAATCTACTCATCCACAGCAGCCTTATTCCAATCGGGTCATAAAAACAGATTCATTTAAAACCCTCTACGTCCTTTTGCTTTACTTGCATTGGGTGATCTCGAAGTGAGTTGCTGGCGTAGATTTCTGTTCAGTGA
Proteins encoded in this window:
- the lum gene encoding lumican; translation: MKLIHLPIFALLVSSILCQYDYNDEYYDPVGYQVLPYPVCSVECDCPLNFPTAMYCNHRKLKTIPTVPAQIKYLYLQNNQLTGIQSGAFENATNLLWLVLDNNQITSDNVGKNIFSKLKSLERLYINANNLTDVVRSLPKSLVELKLSLNRISKIGNSLKGLENLTTLLLHDNNLNDVGGSLSGLKSLAYLDLSGNKLTKLPDDPPPAVEMLYINNNQIKSIPKDYFNKMSILQYLRMAHNELTNEGIPEKVFNITSLIELDLAFNELKSIPLVNENLENMYLQANKIDTFDLNSFCRVTSPQDFSRIRHLRLDGNNLTRGSLPYGMAQCLRLAGEVSF